The following DNA comes from Rosa rugosa chromosome 5, drRosRugo1.1, whole genome shotgun sequence.
TTTTCAACATTTCATCAACTAAATAAATGTTTTATGCTTACTTGAAAGTTATTTGCTCAATCTGTGAAATGATATTATTCATGGTCAAGTTTTCTTAGGATTTGGGTACTAGTGCAATCAAGGCAGTGGTAGTATATATAACTTGAGACGTTAGTGGCATAGTAACATTTCCTTCCTGTCTAAGGTAGATGTCCATGACATGTATGAATCCTGCTGTATCTTATTTTTATAGCCCTCCAACAAGTATTGGGTCGTTACATATGTGTATATGTATTAGTCTATGGTTAGTTCTCATGGCTAGTTGTCCTGCTTTAAAGGTTCTTTACATGGAAACTGCTTTGCCTGAAAACATGCTACAAAACAGTTTTTTCCCCTCCTGAGTTCCTTTAATTTATATTGACACCTGGGTGTTTGAAAGGATTGGAAATTTTTGAATCACAGCTTTTGTGCCGTTATAAGTAATAATTTATTTGATAGGACAACCCTAAGGTCTCCTACTGGTAAAGTTTAGACTTGTGTTATTTACATATCCTTCATTTTGAATTATTGTCAGTTGGAGATTCCAAAGCAGCTATTTGATCCCAATGTGTTCAATGCTTGGATGATGCTTTTCCTAAATATATTGGAGAGACCAGTTCCAGTGGAAGGCCAACCTGCAGATCCTGATCTTAGAAAGGCATGGGGGTGGTGGAAGGTGAAGAAATGGACTATCCACATTTTAAACCGGTTGTACACACGGTAAGCTCTTGgattaaataaaataagaatGACCTTCAAGTGCAAAGCATTTATCTGTCATTTCATTTTTGATACCTTTGTCCACAGGTTCGGAGATTTGAAgctccaaaacccagaaaacaggGCATTTGCTCAAATGTTTCAGAAGAGTTACGCTGGGAAGATTTTGGAGTGCCACTTGAATTTGCTGAATGTGATTCGAACGGGTGGATACTTACCTGACAGAGTTACCAATCTTGTTCTTCAATATTTAAGCAATAGGTGTGCCATTTTTTCTTCATAGATTGCATCCTCTTATTTCTTCTCATTTTATGCGGTTAGTGAATATTAAACTCTTTATCAGAGACATAATATTTGATGTGTTTACAATTTCTTTAAAAAATAGCTGGCTTATTGTAAAAGTAGTTATTCCTAAATCCTACATAAACCATTAATATTACATGGGAATGATGGGATGCTGCCCTAAACTGTAGTCCTTAATCCTATATGGAGCTGtccaaatcatttttttttatttccaaaatgtcatctGAATATATTTAACACCAAGTAGTCCTGCTTAAGGGTTTGCACATGTAGATCAATGCTTTGATCCCAATTCTGGGTTGGTTGGCCTGAGGTTTAAGACATATGATCTGAAAATTCAGTTCTTTTTTCTTGTAGTTCTATTTCTGTTCTGTGTTATAAATTTTCTGTGAAGTTGCTGTTCAATGCTTGAACTGTCTTATGAAACTTCAAGAGGACTCACAGAATCTAttattttgaataataaattcttATCTATAAAAGTGAGACTATCAAGTAGTGGGTATGTATATTGAATATGCAAACGTTGTTATAAGCTGCCGAGCAGACTTGCTTCTTTTGTTACTATTCCCTAAAGTAATTTGTCCGACTATTTCAATGAATATATTAGCAAGTTGTGGATGTCGGCTATTTATTTTGACAAAAGTACTTGATGGATTTCTTTTCTGCTCTCTTAACCCCAAGTAGGAACTTCCTAGTGTTAAAGTGCAGAGTTTAGTGTGGTGCAAGTTCTCAgcagatttcttttcttttctacttCATATTGTGGTTAAATATAAGTGGTGACTCCCTAACCTTCTTGTGAACTTATTTGTATATGCAGCATCTCAAAGATTAGCATGTATACTCTGCTGCAACCACGACTTAATGTTCTTCTTTTTGAGATAGTTTTTCCCCTGATGTGTTTCAATGACAATGACCAAAAGCTATGGGATGAAGACCCACATGAATATGTGAGGAAGGGCTACGGTTAGTTTTCTAGATCTTGTGTCATTGCTTGAAGATCTATGCCCTGCAGAAGTGTAACGCATTGTCTTGGTTGTGCAGATATCATTGAAGACTTATACAGTCCAAGAACAGCTTCCATGGATTTTGTCAGTGAGTTGGTCAGGAAACGTGGAAAGGAAAATCTTCATACGTTCCTTCAATTCATTGTGGAAATTTTCAAGAGGTAACTTTTCGTTTTCTTTTGAAAATGATACATATATTTGGTGCTTTGGTATTGATTTAGTTTTTACCTTATTGCCTGATCAAGGTATGATGAAGCCCCGATGGAATACAAACCCTATCGACAGAAAGATGGCGCGCTTCTTGCTATTGGAGCACTTTGTGACAAATTGAAACAAACGGAACCTTACAAGTCTGAATTAGAGCGTATGTTAGTGCAACATGTATTCCCCGAGTTTAGTAGTCCTGTTGGGCATCTTAGAGCTAAGGTTTGTTACATCAAATTcctcttgttttgtgttttgcaTTCTTCTATAGAACTTAAAATTTGGTTTTTAGCTTTGCTTTTTGTTTTCGTTCCGTACATGTTGAAATGGAGGTATTCTAGGGAAGTGCAACCAGCACAAAACTCCTATCTGGAATATCCCTTAATTTTATAGTATATATGAGTTTTCTTTGAGTAGGATATCGTCAATTTTTATCTGTACAGAAAACCCAACTAAATGCTCATGAAGAAGCATCATGGAGATCTACATTTGGCAACTTTAAGAAAACAAGGAGCATAATGCTAGAAAAGAGAACAAGGGATGACTTGTAGTTTTATTAGGCTAGAATCCATTATTTCTGCGATGTTCCATGGtttttatttgttattattcGTGAATCCACTATATTCTTTCATATGTTTAAATGTGCACTTCATGCTTCCTTGTCTCTGTCATTTGGTCATTTTCTTTTAATGAAGCCATCTCGGtatttcttcaattttatattttatttcatATGAACTGTTATTCTTATCCATTGTTGTTCCATTGTGATTAGGCAGCATGGGTTGCAGGACAGTATGCCCATATTAACTTCTCAGAGCCGAACAACTTCCTTAAAGCATTGCATAGTGTGGTCGCAGGGATGCGAGATCCAGAACTTCCTGTTCGAGTTGATTCAGTGTTTGCTTTGCGTTCCTTTGTTGAAGCTTGCAGAGGTACATACCTTCAAAAATCTCTCATAGttgttttgtaatttttgaTTTACTCTTCTTTTGTTTGATATGCAGATTTGAATGAAATTCGCCCAATTCTTCCTCAGCTACTTGATGGTATGTGAGACAGAAACCTTTGCTATGCATCATTTACAAACATCATGAGACTTATCCATTGCCTACATTTTATTGTTCAGAGTTTTTCAAGCTTATGAATGAGGTTGAGAATGAAGATCTGGTTTTTACCCTGGAGACTATAGTGGACAAGTTTGGGGAGGAAATGGCACCATATGCTCTTGGTTTGTGTCAAAATCTGGTAATATTTTCTGTTCATCATGTTCAGACCACCAAAGTATCATCTTTAGCTGTTCTTGCCTAAGTCTGTTACTTTCTAATTTATAGGCAGCCGCATTCTGGAGGTGTATGAATACAGCTGAAGCTGATGATGACGCCGATGATCCTGGTGCTTTGGCAGCTGTTGGTTGTTTGCGTGCTATTAGCACCATTTTAGAATCAGTGAGCAGGCTCCCACATCTCTTTGTCCAAGTTGAACCAACTTTGCTTCCTATAATGCGTAGAATGTTGACAACCGATGGGCAAGGTTTGTATGATACTTAACTCTGTTCCATGTTGTATACCTTCTCATGTCAAGTAATGTTAACTCTTTGTATTCTTTTATTCTTCTTAACTGCATCCTGCTAACTTCTTTAATTCTGTATGCGatatctttttatttatttattattattattattattattattattatttaagtTAAAGGAATGGAAATGACTGGTTTCTGTATGTGCAACATACATGTGTTTGTCCAAAACTTATTGTGCTTCTGGTATGTCAAAACTAGCAGATATGGTAGTGAAAGTTAAAAGATCATAAGCCTAGTGGCCATATGGATGCCATGTCCGGAAAGATCTATATAGGTCATTAAGAGATTCTAACATACCTAAGTGGAAATTATCCTTTTGCTATCTCAGTTCAGAAAGTTCTATGGTTCTCTGTTATATCACTGTCCACCAGATATATGGTTTGACTGGCATTGTTAACACATTGAAATAATGGCGAAAGCTTTTGAAATAAGCATAATCTATAACTCACCTTGTAAAAGAATCATTTATTCACTATGGGTTCTCACAAGTGGACATTGTTCGTGTTATTATTCAGTTTGTTGTCAACACTACAGATGCATCCCTTTTCATTTATTTGGTTTGAATGTATGCCCTTCTAATAAATTTTCTTATGCAGAGGTCTTTGAAGAGGTGTTGGAAATTGTATCGTATATGACATTTTTCTCTCCAACAATATCTTTGGATATGTGGAGTCTTTGGCCATTGATGATGGAAGCTTTAGCCGATTGGGCTATAGATTTCTTTTCAAGTAAGTTGAATTGTAGTAATCCTTTTTTCAGAGGGTTATTTGTTCTATCATTTTCTAAACATCATAATAGTCTCATATGTATTAATTTTATCTATTGATGAGGACTTTATGACGTATTATGACGTATCTGCTTATCTTGGGTATTCAAGAATAATGCATTATCAGTTGGTTTTAATGGGACAAAACTTTCCTCTTCTGACCGAAGATTTTCCATTTGAACCCTGCCCTTCTCCATATGATAATATAAAATTGATTGCTGGTGAAAGACAGCAAAAGTGTTAATGTGACTTAGAAGCCTAAGGATTTATGTAATCAAATTTGGACATATATGCATTTATGTACTTCTGTTAGGTTCTTATCAGACAATATGTTTCCTCCCAGATATTCTGGTTCCTCTGGATAACTACATATCGAGGGGGACTGCACACTTTTTATCTTGTAAAGAACCAGACTACCAGCAAAGCCTTTGGAATATGATTTCATCTGTGAGTTCCCTCTTCTCTAACCTTCTTGAATGATACCATGCATCAAATACTAGAACTACTAACCTATTGCATGGCGGATATAGAATCCAAAATAACATTTGACTTCAGTAATTGCTGCAGTTGTTGATTAGGTTGATGACATTTatgttcttgtttatttatttattaccTTTTTTTATGTCTATTTCAGATCCTGGCAGATAGGAATATGGAAGATGGTGATATTGAGCCTGCTCCTAAGCTCATTCAAGTACTTTTTCAGAATTGCAGAGGGCAGGTTGATCAGTGGGTTGAGCCATATATTAGAATTACATTTGAACGGTTACGTCGAGCTGAAAAATCGTACTTGAAATGTCTGCTTGTTCAAGTGGTAAGATACAGATAACTACTCGTGTGCTTTTGTATTGTTCCAGTATTTGTTTAATCTTTAATTAAACAATTTTGCCCAGATAACTACTCGTGTGTTATTGTATTGTTCCAGTATTTGTTTCATCTTTAAATAAACAATTTTGCCCAGTGCTTCTGAGTCTTGAATATCAGGAATTGTGCTTCATAGATGTTAGACGATTCATTTCCTGCCCCCCGATTCGTTCCTTGTATGGGTTGGTGTGGTGGTTTGGCACAGTGAAATAGTCTTTTTCATACACTATTTGGTTGGGTATCCCTTACTGAGTTTAACTTATCAGAAATAAGGAGTTCTTAGTAATTCGAGCTTGTCATAGTTTGCCATTAATCTGGTGAGGTGAGTGGAATATTTCTAAAGAAAGAGGTTTCTGAAATCCCAGAAGCAGTGGTGATACGCCAGAATAGTGGTACTTGACATAGTAACTGACCGTTTGGGGCTTTCTAAGTGACAAAATAAGTTTTCCACTAACCCTGCTGAGTTGCAATTGTCAGTGATGAAATTAGGGTTGACCGTAAAATGTCATTGTTTGGTATCAATTGTGTTTCCAATATATTTATTTATCGCTAATCCTGATGCAACCCTACTTGGCATCATTTCACGATTACTTTTGACATGCTGAAATTTATGCGGTTTTTTGTCTGTTTGAAGATTGCAGATGCTCTTTACTACAATGCAGCTTTGACACTCAACATATTGCAAAAGCTGGGTATAGCGACAGATCTATTTAATCTTTGGTTCCAGATGTTGCAAGAGGTTAAGAAAAGTGGCGTACGTGTGCATTTTAAAAGGTAATTCACTGATTAATTTTATTGTTATTGCGACTAGATCATTGGTAGTAATGTATAATTTAATGCAGGGAACATGACAAAAAGGTTTGCTGCTTGGGCTTGACATCATTACTTACACTCCCAGCTGGACAATTACCTGCGGAGGCTTTGGGCCGTGTTTTCAGGGCCACCCTTGATCTCTTAGTTGCATACAAGGATCAAGTTGCAGGTATCTTTCTGTCTTTTCATCTATACCAATTATTCGCCACTCATGTCATAGGCTAGCACTAGGCCCCCAATTTTTTGCCTCGTGGTCATTTTCATGTCCAGATATGGATCCAATAGTAGATttgatctttttcttttctcctcgACTTGGGCAAAAttaatctttcttttttctctgcATAGTCTAATGAagtattttatatttttctttcagttatacatgtgtgtatatatatatatatatatatatatatatatacatatctaattttttttcctttttactcTTTATTCCTTACTCTGCATTAGAAATTTGACTTACAAAAATAGGGACGAATGGACGATGcaagactatatatatatatatatatatatatatatatatatattgaatatATATTTGAAATGACAAGTTGTAGAGTTTATGTAGATTGAGAAAGGAGAATATTATTTATTTCGTAAGttattattcttctttttcatgGGTCACACACTCAAACCTTTATATTGTAAATTCTTATGAATGCTCTTGCAGCTGCTGCAAAGGAGGAAGAagctgaagatgatgatgatatggATGGTTTTCAAactgatgatgacgatgatggCGGGGATGGATCAGACAAAGAAATGGGAGTTGATGCCGAGGATGGTGATGAAGCTGATAGCCTTAAATTTCAAAAGTTAGCTGCACAGGTGTGTTGTTATGTTTTTCCCTCCCACTCAAGCAATATTACTGTGCTCTGCCTGCCTgtaaaggaatttttttttactgcATTGCCTGTTTTCTCATTGTTTTGCTTGCTATATATCCTGTGTCTCATATTATCATTTGGTGGTGTCACAGGCAAAGTGTTTCCGCCCAAGTGATGAGTTCGATGACGACTCTGATGAAGATTTCAGTGATGATGAGGAGTTACAGTCACCAATTGACGATGTGGATCCTTTTGTCTTCTTTGTAGATGCAGTCAAATGTAAGTGAAAACTACTTCCCATGTTATATGGCTCATGTCTTGATTTTATGGCATGTATGACATGTGCTTGATGTCCTCTTTCTTGCTTTTGAAGCCGTGCAAGCATCGGATCCGCCTAGGTTTCAGAGTCTTACACAGACGCTAGACTTCCATTATCAGGCACTTGCAAATGGTGTAGCACAGCATGCTGAACAGAGGAGAGCAGagattgaaaaagaaaagatggagAAGGCTTCAGTTGCCACAGCTTCATGAATGCTGCTTTAACTCTTTTGGTGTGGATTCAATTTTGCCTTTCTCTTCTTTGCTTATTCCATTGATGTACTGCTGGGAATATAAGACAGAGTTGTTGGCTGTCCATTCAGAGCCTTTGGTTGCTCTAAAGGGCTTTTCATGTTTGAAGTGCTTGGAAGCATATCTGCTTCATGATAGCTTCAACAATATGCTAGATTTGATGTCAGGGAACTTGATTGGAGGAGATCAGGGAACTCTGCAGATGGCACTTCAATCTTGTTTTAGCAGTCATTGTCTGGTTTGAGGCTATTCTAAGGTAGGATATGCCTCGAccatccttttttcttttcttttatcttgaTAGAGTCTTCTGTTATTTAGTCATACCATTTATCTGGTTAAGATTCCCTTCTCAGGGCATTATTGGTTTTGGATCCCTTGCTATCTTCATTGTGCATATCAGCGGGGGTTCATGCACAGAGAGTTTGTAATATTTGTTGCCATTTTTGTGGCTACTACATGGGGGTGAATGATAGAGCTGTATTGATAGGTTGCCCTCAAATTTTCACCTGTCTTTCACGTTTCATAGTATACTCCACCAGATTCACTGGTATTCGTTTATTGGGTCGGTAGTTTTGGCATTGATGCAGAGAGCCTAGGGTTGCTTTCTGCTTTTTGTAAAACATGGATGATGATTTTTATAGAGGGATTTATTGGAATGATGTTTTGTGTATATTTATTTTTGTGGTGCTTAGCTTTGATGTTATTTTGGGAGGATGAGACACTAACTACTAACCATTGAGGTCCTTCTCACGTTAAAATAAATTTGGTCAATCTTGATTAAACTACTTTTGGGTAAAAGTTCTAATTGGTTCATGTGGTTTGGGATGATAATCAATATTAACTTTGTAGTTTCAAAATGTTTAATTTTACCTTTGTGAATTGCGAAGTCGATCAAAGTTGGTTTAAAAGTTAATTTTGACAAAATCTCTCTCATTTGCAAGTCATGACAAAATATTTCCGTGGAAATGAATATGTTTTCATTGATGAGCACCAATTTGTTTATCGATGTATAGCCAATTTGATCATCACTTGGTATGGAAATGTTACTGCTTGGCAGCTCATTTTGTTTGATTGTTTCTACTCCAGTCTTGGCCGCTCCCTACTGGTCAATACCATCGACCTCAAAATTGTCATTGTGATCACACCTGCAGCCGCAATGTGATTTGTCTCTATGGCTGCGAACATGAATGAATTGATTCCAG
Coding sequences within:
- the LOC133708928 gene encoding importin beta-like SAD2 encodes the protein MDLPGLAVILQAALSTNPDERKAAEHSLNQIQYTPQHLVRLLQIIVDGNCDMGVRQVASIHFKNFIAKNWSPHEPDEQNKISQADKEVVREHVLVFVTQVPPLLRVQLGECLKTIIHADYPEQWPRLLDWVKHNLQDQQVYGALFVLRILSRKYEFKSDEERTPVYLIVEETFPHLLNIFNRLVQIPNPSLEVADLIKLICKIFWSSIYLEIPKQLFDPNVFNAWMMLFLNILERPVPVEGQPADPDLRKAWGWWKVKKWTIHILNRLYTRFGDLKLQNPENRAFAQMFQKSYAGKILECHLNLLNVIRTGGYLPDRVTNLVLQYLSNSISKISMYTLLQPRLNVLLFEIVFPLMCFNDNDQKLWDEDPHEYVRKGYDIIEDLYSPRTASMDFVSELVRKRGKENLHTFLQFIVEIFKRYDEAPMEYKPYRQKDGALLAIGALCDKLKQTEPYKSELERMLVQHVFPEFSSPVGHLRAKAAWVAGQYAHINFSEPNNFLKALHSVVAGMRDPELPVRVDSVFALRSFVEACRDLNEIRPILPQLLDEFFKLMNEVENEDLVFTLETIVDKFGEEMAPYALGLCQNLAAAFWRCMNTAEADDDADDPGALAAVGCLRAISTILESVSRLPHLFVQVEPTLLPIMRRMLTTDGQEVFEEVLEIVSYMTFFSPTISLDMWSLWPLMMEALADWAIDFFSNILVPLDNYISRGTAHFLSCKEPDYQQSLWNMISSILADRNMEDGDIEPAPKLIQVLFQNCRGQVDQWVEPYIRITFERLRRAEKSYLKCLLVQVIADALYYNAALTLNILQKLGIATDLFNLWFQMLQEVKKSGVRVHFKREHDKKVCCLGLTSLLTLPAGQLPAEALGRVFRATLDLLVAYKDQVAAAAKEEEAEDDDDMDGFQTDDDDDGGDGSDKEMGVDAEDGDEADSLKFQKLAAQAKCFRPSDEFDDDSDEDFSDDEELQSPIDDVDPFVFFVDAVKSVQASDPPRFQSLTQTLDFHYQALANGVAQHAEQRRAEIEKEKMEKASVATAS